In Cyanobium sp. AMD-g, one genomic interval encodes:
- a CDS encoding YhjD/YihY/BrkB family envelope integrity protein: MQDNVPLHATALAHDTILSLAPLLLIAMAVARSVFGEEAARGEQVRQIQGLVDKEGAVAIQAKIENASRAGSGGVLASVVGFLLLLLGPRGCLVSCQWP; this comes from the coding sequence ATGCAGGACAACGTGCCGCTCCACGCCACTGCCTTGGCACACGACACGATCCTCTCATTGGCTCCGCTGCTGCTGATCGCCATGGCGGTCGCAAGATCCGTCTTTGGTGAAGAGGCCGCTCGGGGAGAGCAGGTGCGTCAGATCCAGGGACTGGTGGACAAGGAGGGCGCCGTAGCGATTCAAGCGAAGATTGAGAATGCCAGTCGCGCTGGATCCGGAGGCGTGCTGGCCTCGGTGGTCGGGTTCTTGCTGTTGCTGCTGGGGCCTCGGGGGTGTTTGGTCAGCTGCCAATGGCCCTGA